The following proteins are co-located in the Flectobacillus major DSM 103 genome:
- a CDS encoding DUF6443 domain-containing protein — translation MFISIHFYCFAQQSTVPNPQNPKEQPLDKPIEVKEAPKKEEPKPPVPANSNAFVGSLPAGKTPTSSQDGTLNNRIQDIPVNLFMGTPIIGLPIYTLTEAGGATVPISLSYNASGMKGHDVSSWTGMNWTANSLTPQISRIVRGIPDEGKVIYENNDYYYATTHKGFYQHGLHADNDDENDSQPDLFFLNINGTSYKFSFDNYKKAHFYPEADIDVQVTWTPYTASGSNILTAGYFTNWIVTMPDGTKYYFDGAATESSFEMEASASKNISVDDLDVYWTNEAVTSAYYLTKIQTPFGHQTIFEYHSTQYSFYRVAEQQAVTINCTFNGIDKKINRVYVISSTLFKISNSTHVVEINKGGWSKNTNYNYRYLNNTYPAREDLDNFYNFATPTGRALHKISVYAKDDTSKVFEWKFKYDYNTGSDQSNVFTTFAGYSYDIVGYTHQKRFKLRSIEEPDGNKYTFKYYDDGYGLPSRFTQGLDHWGYLNGALGANILIGQDAFRNCANNQYGNRDATNGWSQYGTLTTMSHSTGSNVFFEYENNDARNYTSLIGGSRIKKIIYLDSISNLKRVKRYDYKQVDGKSSGFLCLKPVYHFDDKTNYSGSPNQYWYSGLYQQILSETGRPNVGYSRVKETILTGDESDSLGYTISEFLQPLTEINLVETITYNCVTQYPPAVPYPITTCDTSRYLRPWKWYPYHENTVGVPTQVATYGRNNQLLSVKSSVYTEQQLQVPIPSNIQQNYRSFRLVDKNYNFERSYYEFYNTFHITSDTTKTYSQDGTNPVVNVTTYEYPNNAKHNQLIKISTSDSYGNTLENSLKYAPDFDLGMNPNLSNREIKGIYQLQQKHIYTAVIENINRIKNTFGDTFVVNASYQNYYDKDSTTYSAGLLKSNYVLENVPRATFSEASYNLNNTTFSKDTDYIVKTTVDAYNSIGLPKQTSINFGTVAKINYDATYPTLAISQTSNVGQPSEQTVSTQYAKILYGASTQTNENGLSVSNEYYPDGKLKQQTDKDGKVLKHLQYVYRGKADSDPILNTSTAYNRIITRIPRIATTDALNLDFNQCEIRVQYLDGFGKTIENVAYKASPNQKDLITGVVDYDAFTRPKKTWLSVESTQADGSLLDTATVKSTAKSFYQDQMPYSEVFEYEASPLSRVLKSYGTGKVFRDSSKYVQNRYETANGIKKFKLFYNTDASFIGTYSDYELLKTVSTDERGYKVIEYKDKSGNIVQKDIQSNVNIYLSAAYVFDKASRIRYILPPKAYNALGTLSSISFESWSEFNENVHAFRYDGKSRVIEKKSPGIGWTRVVYNRLNEVVLSQDDDELAKANTWNYVQKDGQARTVRVGQMVLPTTYTRTYLQNLFDNFTDSQQFEERTTASGNVRNYTNRCFPSALRSYINDATWKNIYYYDDADWRYADGNSGTIADYGFQSNPYNTTAYSATNAKGLMTGGLHKIDNFGDFPFPSSIFYDDKNRPIQSIVYHDLYARNQNDIQYNFVGETLQSRMVYRKRGASDLIRTHEHTLDHVGRSKDIYYTLVEGTTNKVPRLKISSLYYDNIGRLKGKIIQPNANVVSSVQSGSWTTPSVWANNAIPSLTTPAVINTGHTITIPANTTVQAGTLYDAGTLKFLLNSKLEMGTLAPVRGAGLQVIEYAYNVRGQLRGVNLDASGNPQVATEKLFSYKLDYHENGKIFDGSIAKHTWIAKNTPQSRSYDYTYDGSNKLINAQFTGVGNENYSVTTDYDANGNLLHLKRYSKTGSNTYDLVDNLTYSYLGTGNKLQKVDDAITGNVGANDFRDVSGVDYAYTPDGKITKDNNKGIYNIKYNFLDLVSKVTFNDSTKVEYFYTSTGERRQRKVTKNGVTSYTLYDGEIVYTFTGVNTSLDDFKVSEVQNQEGRFTNGKLEYAYTDHIGNLRLSYKDSLGVAFITQSQSYDPWSNVNAGSEYQLSPNQIDRYFVSGRETDNITGNILLDWRHYDSVIGRMNSYDPEDPYENISAFAYALNTPTSHIDPDGRLPILIPIIAGAIGGGLNVATNWSKIKNPWQALGYFGTGAAGGVVSLTNPLAGGAITSAGNATIDIATGNVPDFNNPTDALLYVGKEAAVGAATSFAGAKIAKVVGPALAKLGNTIGGWFKNSFQAYAKESINTVIINGQPITTTIDVGIKATKQYVSKSLGGAFGNGINNVENVVATKSTTVYRSVSLDEYKDILKNGFKPGENSYATGKLFADKLSDAKMYSKAFDNSIIMKAKIPAGVTFEKLYGVDGLKYIYNVPSSSLRRVKVLTSFKF, via the coding sequence TTGTTCATAAGCATTCACTTTTATTGTTTTGCTCAGCAAAGCACCGTTCCAAATCCTCAAAACCCCAAAGAGCAACCCTTAGATAAGCCGATTGAGGTAAAAGAAGCTCCGAAAAAAGAAGAACCAAAACCTCCAGTTCCTGCCAATTCAAATGCTTTTGTAGGTAGCTTACCCGCAGGAAAAACGCCAACAAGTTCTCAAGATGGCACTCTTAATAATCGTATTCAAGATATTCCTGTCAATTTATTCATGGGTACTCCCATTATTGGATTACCCATTTATACGCTAACTGAAGCAGGAGGGGCAACCGTACCTATTAGTCTTTCTTACAATGCTTCGGGAATGAAAGGACATGATGTTTCATCATGGACAGGTATGAATTGGACAGCTAATTCCCTAACGCCACAGATTTCAAGAATTGTTCGGGGTATTCCAGATGAAGGAAAAGTCATTTATGAAAATAACGACTACTATTATGCCACCACTCATAAAGGATTCTATCAACATGGGCTCCATGCTGATAATGATGATGAAAATGATTCTCAGCCCGATTTATTCTTTTTAAACATCAATGGCACGAGTTATAAATTTAGTTTTGATAACTATAAAAAGGCTCATTTTTACCCAGAAGCGGACATTGATGTGCAGGTAACATGGACTCCATATACCGCATCGGGTAGCAACATATTAACCGCAGGATATTTTACCAATTGGATTGTAACTATGCCTGATGGTACAAAATACTACTTTGATGGTGCTGCAACAGAAAGTAGTTTTGAAATGGAAGCGAGTGCTTCAAAAAATATTTCAGTAGATGATTTAGATGTATATTGGACAAATGAAGCGGTAACATCGGCTTATTATCTAACCAAAATACAAACGCCTTTTGGTCATCAAACCATTTTTGAATACCATTCCACTCAATATTCTTTTTACCGTGTAGCAGAGCAACAAGCTGTTACCATTAACTGTACCTTTAACGGAATTGATAAAAAGATAAATCGGGTTTACGTTATCTCTTCAACCCTTTTTAAGATTAGTAATAGTACCCATGTGGTAGAGATAAACAAGGGTGGTTGGTCAAAAAACACCAATTACAATTATAGGTATCTCAATAATACATATCCTGCCCGTGAAGATTTAGACAATTTCTACAATTTTGCTACACCAACAGGTAGAGCATTGCATAAAATATCGGTATATGCCAAAGACGATACATCCAAAGTCTTTGAATGGAAATTTAAGTACGATTACAATACAGGAAGCGACCAAAGTAATGTATTCACCACTTTTGCGGGGTATTCTTATGACATTGTAGGATACACCCACCAAAAGCGTTTCAAACTCCGTTCAATTGAAGAGCCTGACGGCAATAAGTACACGTTTAAATACTATGATGATGGTTATGGACTACCAAGCAGGTTCACGCAAGGTCTTGACCATTGGGGCTATTTGAATGGTGCTTTGGGAGCAAATATCTTGATTGGGCAAGATGCGTTCCGTAATTGTGCCAATAATCAATATGGAAATCGTGATGCCACTAACGGATGGTCGCAATATGGAACACTTACTACTATGTCTCATTCAACAGGGAGTAATGTCTTTTTTGAATACGAAAATAATGACGCTCGAAATTATACTTCCCTCATTGGAGGAAGTCGCATTAAGAAAATTATTTATTTGGATTCGATTTCTAATCTTAAAAGAGTTAAACGATATGATTATAAACAAGTAGATGGAAAATCATCAGGTTTTCTATGTTTGAAGCCTGTATATCATTTTGATGATAAAACCAATTATTCTGGCTCTCCAAATCAATATTGGTATTCAGGCTTGTATCAACAAATTCTTTCTGAAACGGGTCGCCCTAATGTAGGGTACTCACGGGTCAAGGAAACCATTTTAACAGGAGATGAATCTGATAGTTTGGGTTATACGATTTCGGAGTTTTTACAGCCTTTAACAGAAATAAATTTGGTTGAGACAATTACCTATAATTGCGTTACCCAATATCCACCAGCTGTACCCTATCCAATTACGACTTGTGATACCAGTCGCTATTTACGCCCTTGGAAATGGTATCCATATCATGAAAATACGGTAGGCGTTCCTACTCAAGTGGCAACCTACGGTAGAAATAATCAGTTACTTTCCGTAAAAAGTAGTGTTTACACCGAACAGCAATTACAAGTTCCTATTCCAAGTAATATCCAACAAAACTATCGCTCATTTAGATTAGTAGATAAAAATTATAATTTTGAAAGAAGCTATTATGAGTTTTATAATACCTTCCATATCACTTCCGACACTACTAAAACATACAGCCAAGACGGTACTAATCCAGTGGTTAATGTGACGACCTATGAGTACCCTAATAATGCCAAACACAATCAACTTATTAAGATTTCAACCAGTGATAGTTATGGTAACACGCTTGAAAACTCCTTAAAATATGCTCCTGATTTTGATTTGGGGATGAATCCGAACCTAAGCAATAGAGAAATAAAGGGTATTTATCAGCTACAACAAAAACATATTTATACTGCGGTGATTGAAAATATCAATCGTATTAAAAATACATTTGGTGATACTTTCGTTGTAAATGCTTCTTATCAAAACTATTATGATAAGGATTCAACCACATATAGTGCAGGGTTACTAAAATCAAATTATGTCTTAGAAAATGTGCCAAGAGCTACATTTTCAGAAGCAAGCTATAATCTTAATAATACAACGTTTAGCAAAGACACCGATTATATTGTAAAAACTACGGTGGATGCTTACAATAGTATTGGACTGCCCAAACAAACTTCTATCAATTTTGGGACGGTTGCCAAAATAAATTATGATGCTACTTACCCAACTTTAGCAATCAGTCAAACCAGTAATGTTGGGCAACCATCCGAACAGACTGTAAGCACTCAGTATGCTAAAATTCTCTACGGAGCAAGCACACAAACCAATGAAAACGGCTTATCGGTTTCAAACGAATATTATCCTGATGGGAAGCTAAAACAGCAAACCGATAAAGACGGAAAGGTTTTAAAACACCTGCAATATGTTTATCGTGGTAAAGCAGATAGTGACCCAATACTCAATACATCTACGGCTTATAATCGTATCATTACTCGTATTCCACGAATTGCGACCACCGATGCTCTCAATTTGGACTTCAACCAATGTGAAATTAGGGTCCAATATCTTGATGGATTTGGGAAAACGATTGAAAATGTGGCTTATAAAGCATCACCCAATCAAAAAGATTTGATTACTGGCGTGGTTGATTACGATGCTTTTACTCGTCCTAAAAAAACATGGTTATCCGTTGAAAGTACCCAAGCAGACGGTAGTTTATTAGATACGGCTACGGTTAAATCAACTGCCAAAAGTTTTTATCAAGACCAAATGCCATACTCAGAAGTCTTTGAATATGAAGCTTCGCCATTGAGCAGAGTTCTTAAGAGCTACGGAACGGGTAAAGTATTTAGGGATAGTAGTAAATACGTTCAAAATCGTTACGAAACCGCTAATGGAATTAAAAAATTTAAGTTATTTTATAATACTGATGCCTCTTTTATTGGTACATATTCCGATTATGAATTATTAAAAACAGTCTCTACCGATGAACGGGGATATAAAGTCATTGAGTACAAAGATAAATCGGGAAATATCGTTCAAAAAGATATACAATCGAATGTAAACATCTATCTATCAGCCGCTTACGTATTTGACAAAGCAAGCAGAATCCGTTACATTCTACCCCCTAAAGCCTATAATGCTTTGGGAACACTATCGAGTATTTCTTTTGAATCGTGGTCAGAGTTCAATGAAAATGTCCATGCGTTTCGTTACGACGGTAAATCAAGGGTAATAGAAAAAAAATCCCCTGGCATTGGATGGACGAGAGTAGTTTACAATCGCCTAAATGAAGTGGTACTCAGCCAAGATGATGATGAATTAGCGAAGGCTAATACATGGAACTACGTTCAAAAAGACGGACAAGCAAGAACGGTAAGAGTGGGACAAATGGTTCTGCCAACCACTTATACTCGTACCTACCTGCAAAACCTCTTTGATAATTTTACCGATAGTCAACAGTTTGAAGAAAGAACTACCGCTTCGGGCAATGTTCGTAATTACACCAATCGTTGTTTTCCTTCGGCTCTCAGGTCTTACATCAATGATGCCACGTGGAAAAACATCTATTATTACGACGATGCTGATTGGCGGTATGCCGATGGCAATTCGGGTACAATTGCCGACTACGGTTTTCAGTCAAATCCCTACAATACAACGGCTTATTCGGCAACCAATGCCAAGGGGTTAATGACGGGTGGCTTACACAAAATTGACAATTTTGGGGATTTCCCTTTTCCAAGTAGCATATTTTACGACGATAAAAACCGACCTATTCAAAGTATTGTTTATCACGATTTATACGCTCGTAACCAAAATGATATTCAGTACAATTTCGTGGGGGAAACTCTGCAATCTCGAATGGTATATCGTAAAAGAGGGGCGAGTGATTTGATTAGAACCCATGAGCATACCCTCGACCATGTAGGGAGAAGTAAAGACATTTATTACACCCTCGTAGAAGGTACGACCAATAAAGTACCAAGATTAAAAATCAGCTCGCTATACTATGATAACATTGGAAGATTAAAGGGCAAAATCATTCAACCCAATGCCAATGTGGTCAGTAGCGTTCAATCTGGCTCTTGGACTACGCCAAGTGTTTGGGCGAATAACGCTATACCAAGTCTTACTACTCCTGCGGTCATTAATACAGGGCATACCATTACCATTCCTGCTAATACAACCGTACAAGCAGGTACATTGTATGATGCAGGTACGCTTAAATTCCTTCTGAATAGTAAATTAGAAATGGGTACGCTCGCTCCCGTTAGAGGTGCTGGCTTGCAAGTGATTGAGTACGCTTATAATGTACGGGGGCAATTAAGAGGCGTAAATTTAGATGCTTCGGGAAATCCACAAGTAGCTACCGAAAAACTCTTTAGTTACAAATTGGATTATCACGAAAACGGTAAAATATTTGACGGCTCAATTGCTAAACATACTTGGATTGCTAAAAACACCCCCCAAAGTAGAAGTTACGATTATACTTATGACGGCTCAAATAAACTCATTAATGCTCAGTTCACTGGCGTTGGGAATGAAAATTATAGTGTTACGACCGATTACGATGCCAACGGTAATTTACTACACCTGAAAAGGTACAGTAAGACAGGCTCAAACACTTACGATTTAGTCGATAACTTGACTTATAGTTACCTTGGAACGGGTAATAAACTTCAAAAAGTAGATGATGCCATAACGGGTAACGTGGGAGCAAATGACTTTAGGGACGTTTCGGGAGTGGATTATGCCTATACTCCTGATGGCAAAATTACCAAAGACAACAATAAGGGTATTTACAATATCAAGTATAATTTCTTAGATTTGGTATCGAAAGTTACGTTCAATGACTCTACCAAAGTCGAGTATTTTTATACCTCTACTGGAGAAAGAAGACAGCGAAAAGTTACCAAAAATGGCGTAACGTCTTATACGCTTTACGATGGAGAAATAGTTTATACCTTCACAGGTGTAAATACCTCTTTGGATGATTTTAAAGTTTCGGAGGTTCAAAATCAAGAGGGGCGTTTTACAAATGGGAAGTTAGAGTATGCTTATACTGACCATATTGGAAACCTTCGGTTAAGCTACAAGGATTCTTTAGGCGTGGCATTTATTACGCAAAGTCAGTCGTATGACCCTTGGAGTAATGTTAATGCAGGTTCGGAATATCAACTATCACCCAATCAAATAGACAGATATTTTGTTAGTGGTAGAGAAACCGATAATATCACGGGAAACATTCTGCTTGATTGGAGACATTATGATTCAGTCATTGGGCGAATGAATAGCTATGACCCCGAAGACCCTTACGAGAACATATCGGCTTTTGCTTATGCTCTTAATACACCTACCTCACATATAGACCCTGATGGAAGATTACCAATCTTAATTCCTATTATTGCGGGAGCAATTGGTGGCGGTTTGAACGTAGCAACCAACTGGAGTAAAATTAAAAACCCTTGGCAAGCACTCGGCTATTTTGGAACGGGTGCTGCTGGTGGTGTAGTCAGTTTAACCAATCCATTGGCAGGAGGAGCAATTACTTCGGCAGGAAATGCCACCATTGATATTGCCACAGGTAATGTTCCTGATTTTAATAATCCAACGGATGCACTTTTGTACGTTGGCAAAGAAGCTGCGGTGGGTGCAGCCACTTCTTTTGCAGGGGCTAAAATAGCGAAAGTAGTTGGGCCAGCCTTAGCTAAATTAGGAAATACTATTGGCGGTTGGTTTAAAAATAGTTTCCAAGCATACGCTAAAGAATCAATTAATACGGTTATTATCAATGGTCAGCCTATCACTACCACCATTGATGTAGGGATTAAGGCTACTAAGCAGTATGTTAGCAAGTCTCTGGGAGGAGCTTTTGGAAATGGAATAAATAATGTTGAAAATGTAGTTGCAACAAAATCAACTACTGTGTATAGGTCTGTAAGTTTAGATGAATATAAAGATATTCTTAAAAATGGATTTAAACCGGGTGAAAATAGTTATGCAACTGGAAAGCTATTTGCTGATAAACTTTCTGATGCAAAAATGTATAGTAAGGCATTCGATAATTCAATAATTATGAAAGCTAAAATCCCTGCGGGAGTAACATTTGAAAAATTATATGGTGTTGATGGTCTAAAGTATATTTATAATGTTCCAAGCAGTTCATTAAGAAGAGTAAAAGTTTTAACTTCTTTTAAATTTTAA
- the guaA gene encoding glutamine-hydrolyzing GMP synthase, with the protein MTEKILILDFGSQVTQLIARRVRELNVYCEIHPFNHIPEIGEDVKGVILSGSPCSVREEDSPRVDMSLFRGKLPLLGICYGAQLLAHTAGGEVFNAGHREYGRAKMTKVQPSDLWAGVSEGSQVWMSHGDTIMSVPENFEIIGSTDSVKVAAFKIQDETTYGIQFHPEVTHSEEGKEMLKNFVVGICGCSQNWTANSFVETTVAALKEKLGNDKVVLGLSGGVDSSVAAVLIHKAIGKNLYCIFVDNGLLRKNEFEEVLVSYKNLGLNVKGVDAKEQFYTALAGLSDPEAKRKAIGKTFIDVFDQEAHLIEDVKWLGQGTIYPDVIESVSVKGPSATIKSHHNVGGLPDYMKLKVVEPLNTLFKDEVRLVGKSLGIEPAILGRHPFPGPGLAIRILGDITTEKVAILQDVDAIFINKLKEKGLYDQVWQAGAILLPIQSVGVMGDERTYEKVVALRAVTSVDGMTADWCHLPYEFLAEVSNEIINKVRGVNRVVYDISSKPPATIEWE; encoded by the coding sequence ATGACCGAAAAAATATTAATCCTCGATTTTGGTTCACAAGTGACTCAGCTTATTGCTCGTAGAGTCCGTGAGTTGAATGTCTATTGCGAAATTCACCCTTTCAATCATATTCCCGAAATTGGCGAAGATGTAAAAGGGGTTATTCTTTCAGGTAGTCCTTGTTCTGTACGTGAAGAAGATTCTCCAAGAGTGGATATGTCTCTTTTCAGAGGAAAACTTCCTTTGCTTGGCATTTGCTACGGAGCTCAGCTTTTGGCTCATACAGCAGGTGGCGAAGTATTCAATGCTGGCCACCGTGAATATGGCCGTGCCAAAATGACGAAAGTTCAACCATCAGACCTTTGGGCGGGTGTTTCGGAAGGTTCGCAGGTATGGATGTCGCATGGCGATACCATTATGTCTGTTCCTGAAAACTTCGAAATTATTGGCTCTACCGATTCTGTAAAGGTTGCAGCTTTCAAAATCCAAGATGAAACTACCTACGGTATCCAATTCCACCCTGAGGTAACTCACTCGGAAGAAGGAAAAGAAATGTTGAAAAACTTTGTAGTAGGTATTTGTGGTTGTTCGCAAAACTGGACAGCAAACTCGTTTGTTGAAACTACAGTAGCAGCATTAAAAGAAAAATTAGGTAATGACAAAGTAGTATTAGGCTTGTCGGGAGGTGTCGATAGTTCAGTAGCGGCAGTATTGATTCATAAGGCTATTGGCAAAAACCTTTATTGTATTTTTGTAGACAACGGTTTGCTTCGCAAAAATGAATTTGAAGAAGTATTAGTTTCTTACAAAAACCTAGGCTTAAATGTAAAAGGCGTTGATGCCAAAGAGCAATTCTATACAGCATTGGCTGGCTTGAGCGACCCTGAAGCTAAAAGAAAAGCTATTGGTAAAACCTTTATTGATGTTTTTGACCAAGAAGCTCACTTGATTGAAGATGTAAAATGGTTAGGACAAGGTACTATTTACCCCGACGTAATTGAATCAGTATCGGTAAAAGGCCCTTCTGCTACTATCAAGTCGCACCACAATGTGGGTGGTTTACCTGATTATATGAAATTGAAAGTGGTAGAACCATTGAATACATTGTTCAAAGACGAAGTGCGTTTGGTAGGTAAATCATTGGGTATCGAACCTGCTATTTTAGGCCGTCACCCTTTCCCTGGCCCAGGCTTGGCTATCCGTATTTTAGGAGATATTACTACCGAAAAAGTAGCTATTCTGCAGGATGTTGATGCTATTTTTATCAATAAATTAAAAGAAAAAGGACTTTATGACCAAGTTTGGCAAGCTGGAGCTATTCTATTGCCAATTCAGTCGGTAGGTGTAATGGGCGACGAACGTACTTACGAAAAAGTAGTTGCGTTACGTGCTGTAACTTCAGTAGACGGTATGACCGCCGACTGGTGTCACTTACCTTATGAGTTTTTGGCAGAGGTATCGAACGAAATTATCAACAAAGTTCGTGGTGTAAACAGAGTGGTATATGATATTTCTTCAAAACCACCAGCAACCATCGAGTGGGAATAG
- a CDS encoding MBOAT family O-acyltransferase, which yields MAFVPIYMLILGFTIIIDYFAGIYIEQSEGKRRRLFLVMSLVANIGVLAVFKYYNFINDNITWLLKGFALQNPIPYLHILLPIGLSFHTFQAMSYTIEVYRGHEKAERHFGIYSLYVMFYPQLVAGPIERPQNVLHQFHENYDFDYQRVTDGLKLMAWGMFKKVVIADRLASMVGQVYDHPYQYTGIPLLVATALFSIQIFCDFSGYSDIALGSAQVMGFTLMKNFDRPYFSKTISEFWRRWHISLSTWFRDYLYISLGGNRVSKWRKEFNLFVVFLVSGIWHGASWNFIIWGAIHGFYLIFANQTAHIRNTIVQQIGIKKWPTFYKIVQIATVFGLTSFAWIFFRAKDFATASYIVTHLFTGFPQQLHQLANWAFITDNIMLGKGVFNFVIALLAIALMETVHLLQRGQQLRDIIRQKPRYVRWALYYGIIFATLFMGMYQSQAQFIYFQF from the coding sequence ATGGCTTTCGTACCTATTTACATGCTTATTCTTGGTTTTACCATTATTATCGACTATTTCGCAGGGATTTATATAGAGCAATCGGAAGGGAAAAGGCGTAGGCTGTTTCTTGTGATGAGCTTAGTGGCCAACATTGGGGTACTAGCTGTATTCAAGTACTATAATTTTATCAACGATAATATTACGTGGCTGCTCAAAGGCTTTGCTCTTCAAAACCCCATTCCTTATTTACATATTTTGTTACCTATTGGGCTTTCTTTTCACACCTTTCAGGCCATGAGCTATACCATTGAGGTATATAGAGGACATGAAAAAGCCGAACGCCATTTTGGGATTTATTCGCTGTATGTGATGTTTTATCCGCAACTGGTAGCGGGGCCTATCGAACGCCCCCAGAATGTCCTGCATCAGTTTCATGAAAACTACGATTTCGATTACCAGCGAGTTACCGATGGCCTAAAACTAATGGCATGGGGAATGTTCAAAAAAGTGGTTATTGCCGACCGCCTAGCCAGTATGGTTGGGCAGGTGTATGACCACCCTTATCAATACACAGGGATACCCTTATTGGTAGCTACGGCCTTGTTTTCAATACAGATATTCTGTGATTTTTCGGGATATTCAGATATTGCTCTGGGCTCGGCTCAGGTAATGGGCTTTACATTAATGAAAAACTTTGACCGCCCTTATTTTTCTAAAACCATTTCAGAGTTTTGGCGACGCTGGCATATTTCGCTATCTACTTGGTTTAGAGACTATCTGTATATTTCTTTGGGAGGCAACCGAGTAAGCAAATGGCGAAAAGAATTTAACTTATTTGTGGTATTTTTGGTCAGTGGTATTTGGCATGGAGCTAGCTGGAACTTTATTATTTGGGGAGCTATTCATGGTTTTTATTTAATTTTTGCCAACCAAACAGCTCATATTCGAAATACGATTGTTCAACAAATTGGTATCAAAAAATGGCCTACCTTTTACAAAATCGTACAAATTGCTACGGTTTTTGGTCTTACCAGTTTTGCTTGGATATTTTTCAGGGCAAAAGATTTTGCTACGGCTTCTTATATTGTAACACACCTCTTCACGGGTTTTCCACAACAACTTCACCAGTTAGCCAACTGGGCATTTATTACCGACAATATTATGCTAGGCAAAGGTGTCTTTAATTTTGTGATAGCCCTACTAGCAATAGCCCTAATGGAAACAGTTCATCTTTTACAAAGAGGTCAGCAGCTCAGAGATATTATACGACAAAAACCAAGGTATGTTCGCTGGGCTTTGTATTATGGAATTATTTTTGCCACACTTTTTATGGGAATGTACCAAAGTCAGGCTCAATTTATCTATTTTCAGTTTTAG
- a CDS encoding exo-beta-N-acetylmuramidase NamZ family protein: MFRFIKHTLAFYLVFVLAACASTSPKTSTSLQTGAEQVNEYLPLLKGKTVALVVNHTTTIGKTHLADSLKSLGINIKTIFAPEHGFRGTADAGEHVSNGVDKKTGIPIVSLYGSNKKPKPEQLAGIDILIFDIQDVGARFYTYTSTMHYLMEACAENNKPLLILDRPNPNGHYVDGPVLDRKFASFVGLNPVPIVHGCTVAELALLINGEGWLKNGVKCDLKIVKCKNYTHNTPYAPPIAPSPNMPNLQSILLYPSICLFEPTEVSVGRGTDLQFQVIGSPHPFDGAYTFTPVDKPGANNPPQEGVLCYGLNLSKIDATQMGLTLKYVLDFYKKSPNKEKFFTNASFFDKLAGTDILRKQLAEGLTEEQIRQSWQKDLDHYKAIRKKYLLYR, translated from the coding sequence ATGTTCCGATTCATCAAACATACTCTGGCATTCTATTTAGTTTTTGTACTCGCAGCATGTGCCAGTACAAGCCCAAAAACATCGACTAGCTTACAAACAGGAGCTGAACAAGTCAATGAATATTTGCCTTTATTGAAGGGCAAAACCGTCGCCTTGGTGGTCAACCATACCACTACCATTGGCAAAACCCACTTAGCCGATTCGCTAAAGTCGCTTGGTATTAATATCAAAACTATTTTTGCCCCTGAGCATGGCTTCAGGGGTACTGCCGACGCTGGCGAACATGTAAGTAATGGGGTCGACAAAAAAACGGGTATTCCGATTGTGTCGTTGTATGGCTCTAACAAAAAACCCAAGCCCGAACAACTTGCAGGCATTGATATTCTGATTTTTGATATTCAAGACGTTGGTGCTCGTTTTTATACTTATACTTCTACGATGCACTATTTGATGGAAGCTTGTGCCGAAAACAACAAACCTCTCTTGATTTTGGACCGCCCCAATCCTAATGGACATTATGTTGATGGCCCCGTATTAGACCGCAAATTTGCCTCTTTTGTTGGCCTCAATCCTGTACCAATTGTACATGGCTGTACTGTAGCCGAGCTAGCATTATTAATTAACGGAGAAGGTTGGCTAAAAAATGGTGTAAAATGCGACCTTAAAATCGTAAAATGCAAAAATTATACGCATAATACTCCGTACGCTCCTCCTATTGCTCCGTCGCCTAATATGCCTAATCTACAGTCGATTTTGTTATACCCTTCTATTTGCCTTTTTGAACCTACCGAAGTAAGCGTAGGCCGTGGTACAGACCTACAGTTTCAGGTGATTGGCTCGCCTCATCCTTTTGACGGTGCTTATACATTTACGCCTGTAGATAAGCCCGGAGCTAATAATCCACCCCAAGAAGGGGTTTTGTGTTATGGCTTGAACCTTTCAAAAATTGATGCTACTCAGATGGGGCTTACTCTGAAATACGTCTTAGATTTCTATAAAAAATCGCCCAATAAGGAAAAATTCTTTACCAATGCGTCGTTCTTTGACAAGCTCGCTGGTACCGATATACTCAGAAAACAATTGGCAGAAGGCTTAACCGAAGAACAAATTCGTCAGTCTTGGCAAAAGGATTTAGACCACTACAAGGCTATTCGTAAAAAATACTTGCTTTACCGTTAA